One window from the genome of Oligoflexus sp. encodes:
- a CDS encoding alpha/beta hydrolase, with amino-acid sequence MKFLRIFLILGAFSQTSCAGRLADWAVGLERWRSNLEEKRIKVGDFEIAYLEGGQGPTTLLIHGFGGDKEHWTRFARQLTDRYHVIAVDLPGFGESSRIEGQSYGPKEQAARLDQLRGILGVERMHVIGNSMGGMIAGVYAHQYQDRVLSLTLIDSGGIRSPEPSELSRELAQGRNPLVVQSREDMDRLLDFSFHKRPFIPALVIDRLYETNAPYQEWNRRIFKEIQASGTAVEDALPDLRMPVLVIWGENDRVIHVSSTKTVEKVKPDAEIKILPECGHAPMIEKVDETAGVVLDFFQRRGRV; translated from the coding sequence ATGAAATTCTTGCGTATCTTCCTTATCCTGGGCGCCTTCAGTCAGACATCATGTGCGGGCCGGCTCGCAGACTGGGCTGTGGGTCTTGAGCGCTGGCGCAGCAATCTTGAGGAAAAGCGGATCAAGGTCGGCGACTTTGAAATCGCCTATCTGGAGGGCGGCCAAGGCCCGACCACTCTTCTTATCCATGGCTTCGGCGGCGACAAGGAGCACTGGACCCGCTTCGCGCGGCAGCTGACCGATCGCTATCATGTGATCGCGGTCGATTTACCAGGATTCGGTGAAAGCAGCCGTATTGAAGGTCAATCCTATGGACCCAAAGAGCAGGCCGCACGGCTTGATCAGCTGCGGGGGATTCTTGGTGTTGAGAGAATGCATGTCATCGGCAACTCCATGGGCGGGATGATCGCAGGGGTTTACGCGCATCAGTATCAGGACCGCGTCCTAAGTCTTACCTTGATCGACTCCGGCGGTATCCGCAGTCCCGAGCCCAGCGAGCTCAGCCGTGAGCTGGCGCAGGGGCGCAATCCTCTGGTTGTGCAAAGCCGCGAGGATATGGACAGGCTTCTCGACTTCAGTTTCCATAAGCGGCCCTTTATCCCCGCACTCGTCATCGACCGACTCTACGAAACCAACGCTCCTTATCAGGAATGGAACCGGCGCATATTCAAGGAAATCCAGGCCAGCGGCACCGCAGTCGAGGATGCTTTGCCTGATCTACGCATGCCCGTCCTCGTGATCTGGGGGGAGAATGATCGGGTGATTCATGTTTCATCCACGAAGACCGTGGAGAAGGTGAAGCCGGACGCGGAGATTAAGATACTCCCGGAATGCGGGCATGCACCGATGATTGAGAAGGTGGATGAGACGGCGGGGGTTGTGTTGGATTTCTTTCAGCGGCGGG
- a CDS encoding HMA2 domain-containing protein → MDCFIHQTHGRMRVRIASLKGNLPFCRTLVRDLSALPGVQRVAANEISGSVVIYYNPSVVQSSSILRVFQRRKLLGNIVAFPNANVRPLPAVRRAKAPAPDWVSETVNFASRAIVKTLLEAALQRTGQIILKKILP, encoded by the coding sequence TTGGACTGCTTCATCCATCAGACGCATGGTCGGATGCGCGTGCGCATAGCCTCTCTTAAAGGAAATCTTCCATTCTGTCGTACTTTGGTGCGAGATCTTTCCGCCTTGCCTGGTGTGCAAAGAGTCGCCGCCAATGAAATCAGCGGCAGCGTTGTGATCTATTACAATCCTTCGGTGGTTCAGTCGTCGAGTATTCTGCGCGTCTTTCAGCGCCGGAAGCTGCTCGGCAATATTGTGGCTTTTCCCAATGCCAACGTCCGTCCCCTTCCTGCTGTGCGCAGGGCGAAGGCACCCGCCCCTGATTGGGTGTCTGAAACCGTGAATTTCGCGTCGCGGGCCATTGTTAAAACCCTGCTGGAAGCGGCTCTGCAGAGAACCGGCCAGATCATTCTGAAAAAAATCCTGCCCTGA
- a CDS encoding HMA2 domain-containing protein, giving the protein MTLSASVKHRAPGRMRLQLDEEDFNQVRLQDAVQALRRSSNLRRVQGNPVTRTILLEAETDAELDSALEEVSVAQVIELKPNLKGEEAPVSLHESWNRMMQKADRFLDEVSDGRMDMRSAVVVGLAILGVGQMTRGKFLPAGMTMLMYAAGLMDRSSEPKRKR; this is encoded by the coding sequence ATGACTCTTTCAGCTTCTGTTAAACATCGGGCTCCGGGGCGCATGCGTCTTCAGCTCGACGAAGAGGATTTCAATCAGGTTCGCCTTCAGGATGCCGTCCAGGCGCTGCGGCGTTCTTCGAATCTGCGGCGCGTTCAGGGCAATCCTGTAACACGGACCATACTTCTGGAGGCCGAAACCGATGCCGAGCTGGATTCGGCGCTTGAAGAAGTTTCAGTCGCCCAGGTGATCGAGCTCAAGCCCAACCTCAAAGGCGAAGAAGCCCCTGTATCCCTGCATGAGAGCTGGAATCGGATGATGCAGAAGGCCGATCGCTTTCTGGACGAGGTTTCCGATGGACGTATGGACATGCGTTCCGCTGTTGTTGTGGGTCTCGCGATTTTGGGTGTCGGGCAGATGACGCGGGGCAAGTTTCTGCCGGCGGGTATGACGATGCTCATGTATGCAGCTGGCCTTATGGATCGTTCGTCGGAACCCAAGCGAAAGCGCTAA